Part of the Sylvia atricapilla isolate bSylAtr1 chromosome 1, bSylAtr1.pri, whole genome shotgun sequence genome, CCAGGAGCTGCCAGTGTCACAGGGCAACTCTGCTGCTTAATTCTTTGTTTAATGCAGCTGTATGTCCAGTCTAAGGGAACACACACAGCCAAAGTCTcaaaaaatctaaatctaaTGTAACACTCcaagcccctctgtccccaggggtgTTATCTAAAACCTGGCTAATGTTTTTGAAGATCAGCCATCTATCCTTTGAACTGGAAGGCCACAGAAAAGGGTCAGGTTTCCAAGTGTATTAAGGCACATACTAACTTTACCTCAACACAAGTGCCTGGTTTGCCCAGGGAACATCCACACATCCACTGCAGTGGTGCCACAGCTGCTGAAAAGGTTCAGCAAAGGGACAAAGCCAGATTTTCTGGTgacagctgcacagcacagcaattGGGACTCATGTAAGCTGTTCCACAATGCCTCAGAGCCTCTCTGCTGTCCTAGAGTACTATCTCAGCTTGTTGCAGAATTACAGCAGCTTCTCATGCTGGTTTGCtgacttttccttttgccaggCCACCAATATCTCGTTTGTTCTCCTTCACTCAGGTGAATACATCAATGCTTATCAGAGCCAGAAGTCCCTAACAACTACCAGAGGGTGGTACTACACATGCAAGAAAGGACAAATTTAGAAATGAAGGCAAGTAGTGATGATGCATGAGTGACCTGGAGGTGGGCACCCCCAGAGAATCCATGCACGGGCACAATCTCCAGATTCACTCTGCAGAAGTGCTCAGCAGTGGCCAGCAGGTCTTATTCTGCCTCAAATGAGTATGTTTAAGAACACTACCCAGTATTTCCTGAGGGATTACAATGGATGACTACCAAAAAGAAACTACTTGGAGACAAGAGGATGCTTTACCAGCCATACTGGAAAAAGTTGGGGAACACAGACACAATATTGCATAGTGAGCTTCATGAGCACAGCTAGAATTCAGATGTATTACACAGCTTAGTAGCATTTCCAAAGGAGGGATCATGTGCTATTTCCTTTGGAGGCAGCTACTGTAGCCTGGGACAAGATCATGGCTCTTATGGAAATGACACCCCACCAGGGATGCTGAGCACTCATTGCTTTTGCATTAAGGCAGCCTCTCCACAGAGACCCACGGCACCTTAAAAAGTGATCatacaaaaagcaaacaaaatagtCCTCTACAAACCCCTTTTACCCATAAGGTACAATAAAAACTGACTCCCGTGAGCGACAGAAAAGACAGCATTACTGAATATGGGAGCGTGTGTTTACGCATCAGTGTTTTTAATACTGCATTGCAACAACAGGTGTGGGGTGTCCCTTCAGAAGAAAGCAGGGTTGGTGTGCTCTATAATACAGCGCTTGCAATGTCGTTTAACAAACCGCAGAGCATCCACAGAGACCTCGCAGTCCTGCACGTTCAACATCTGCAGGTCAAAACAGTTGGCAGCTACAATCTGCAGGCCCTGCCCAGTGATGCTCTCGCAGGATTTCAGGCTCAGGCGCTTTAAGTTGAAGCAGTTGAGGGCTAGAAACTCCAGGCCGGTGTCTGAGACCAGAGGGCACTTGCCGATGTCGAGCGATTTGAGTTTTGTGCAATTTTTGGCGAGGTACTCCACGCCGTGGTCCGTGATGCCCTCGCAGCCCCGCGCGTTGAGGTAGCGCAGCTTGCTGCAGTACTTGGCGATGTATCGGATGCCCACGTCCGTGATGCGGCCGCAGTGAGCGATGCTCAGGTACCGCAGGCGCGACTCCAGCTTGGCGATCTCCCGCATGCCGAAGTCGCTGACGAAGCGGCAGTCGCTGACGCTCAGCTCCTTGATGGATGTGCAGTAAATCATCAGGTAGCGCAGACCCTCGTCGGTGATGCGGACGCAGCGGCGCAGGTACAGGTGGGTCAGCTGAGTGCAGTGGGCGGCAATGGTGTGCAGTCCCTCGTCCTCCAGGACGAAGCAGTCTGTCATGTCCAAGTAGCGGATGGAGATCTGCTTCCCGTGCAAGGGAGACAGCTTGATGGAGGCTTCGCGAGTCAGACTGATGCACGTTACTTTGGAGCAGCCtaagcagaaaaacacagtgaGGTTAAGGAAGCAGCAAAACCAAGTCACACAGCAGGACCAGAGAGGCGGGTGTGGAATGGTGTACTGGACATGATGAAGGTATCCTCATGTTGCAAGAGTGGAATTGCCCTGACCGACTGCTCTGATTTGTTGTGCTGGGTCCCCACACCAGAGGAAACAAGAAAGTCCACTGGAGTCAGTGAGGTTGCTTTGAGACTGTGAGCCCTGCAAAGCAATAGACTGATTTTGTCCATATCCCAGATGTAAAATGGTGGCCCTGGGTCTATCTGGGGACAGCCTATGACCTGTCACTGCAATATAAACCCAGTGACAGTTAGAGAAAAGGATACTACGTGACAACCAATGCAGTTTTTTGACCAGTCTCATTGCTGACTGCCTGAATTTGCAAACCAACATCAGAGGCTCTTTCACCATCCAAACTCATCATAGAAAACACAACCCTGCTccctttctccccctcccctgccccaagCATTTGGAGAACAGATGTGAATCCAGCCCCAAGCCTGCAATGCGGGAAGGATGAAAAACTATGGCACAACTGTGTGCTTGCAGAAGGGTGGAGATTTGGATAACCTAAAGAGAATGGGGAGATTCAGTAGGAGCCAACAGACTGGTAAGGGCATACGAGGATACAGACGGACAAAGAAAAGGATTGTATCCAATGAGAAAGTCTGGCCATGAATGGAGGTAACTAGACTAGAGGAGAAACACCAGACCTTGCAAGGAAGGACAAAGAACTagattaaagggaaaaatacacacagactTTCCCCATTTTTAACCTCCACTCATTGCATGGCGGAGagcaaaagctttttttggAAAGTGTGGTTTCTGCTGCACTGCAAACTGGCAGTCTCAAGCTTCTTAGGGAAAttcttaagctgtgccaagtTCAGCTGGGCACTTTGTATTAGCATAGCTAGAAACAGCTGCAAGAAGGGAGAGTTTACCCATTAGTGATTAAAGCCCAACAGTTTAAGTCATAAATGGCTACTCAGAGAAATTCTGCAGGTTATGCCCccaggtagaaaaaaaaagatgttttctgtatTGCTGGTACACTAGCTAAGCAGTATGAAATGacttataaaaaattaaaaccttagAGCTCCATGTATTAGAAGTCCTGCAGAAATACTGTGGTGTGGAATTAAAGAGCACGATGTACAGAGACTGCCTCAAAAACATACACGACCCAAAGCTGCATCACTTGCTATCAGAGGTTGTCATTCAGAGGCTTAGTGGAAGGTATGAATATGCTTCAGttcttaaaagcaaaaaaaaccccgcaaaaaaccaaaaccaaaaaacacctgAGATAACCATGTGGACTGGCACAAATGCTGTAAGAAGTGTAGGATGTGGACTTGAAACACTTTGCCATCTGCACCTAGATTTCTATATATATCATCTAAGTTTATGCTGGCTCTTTAATTTGGGTTTCAAATTTAGTTGAACCGATGCAAAGTTTACCTCAGGCCTCACACAATTAAATGGGCAAATTGCCCACAGATGATGCAGAAGCAGGACCTTGAAGTATAACACTGTTATACTTCAACAAACATCTTAAAACTGGATGCTATTTTCTCTTCAGACTGTTTTAGATCCGTCTATGCTCTGGAGCAATCTCTGGAAAACACTTTTGCCTTCAGGTAAGTACTGTGTACACACCTAGTAACACAAAGGATTCTTCTAAAACGAAACAGTGCAATACTAATGGTGTAAAAAATACACCACCACTACATTCTTTGAAGTAGGTGATACAAAATGCATGAAAGGAGTTTCACAGAAGAAGCTGGCACCTAGGCAGAGTTCTGCTGCACCTGACatagctgctgctgttgcatttGGCTGATTGCTGAGGTTGCTGGATTAAGAAGTCAGTCTGGATATTTTATATTCTGACCAGAATTCAATTTTAAATCTGGCTCAGTGAGAATGATGCATCCACAAGGCCAAGGAGAACATTCTGTCTGCTGAGAGTCCAAGAAGGCTTAATGATGGTAATTAGAA contains:
- the FBXL7 gene encoding F-box/LRR-repeat protein 7 isoform X2, with the translated sequence MRTLSTPSPALIFPPNSPGFQNGRGSSTSSSSVTGETVAMVHSPPPTRLTHPLIRLASKHQKEQAHIDRLPDHSMIQIFSFLPTNQLCRCARVCRRWYNLAWDPRLWRTIRLTGETINVDRALKVLTRRLCQDTPNVCLMLETVIVSGCRRLTDRGLYTIAQCCPELRRLEVSGCYNISNEAVFDVVSLCPNLEHLDVSGCSKVTCISLTREASIKLSPLHGKQISIRYLDMTDCFVLEDEGLHTIAAHCTQLTHLYLRRCVRITDEGLRYLMIYCTSIKELSVSDCRFVSDFGMREIAKLESRLRYLSIAHCGRITDVGIRYIAKYCSKLRYLNARGCEGITDHGVEYLAKNCTKLKSLDIGKCPLVSDTGLEFLALNCFNLKRLSLKSCESITGQGLQIVAANCFDLQMLNVQDCEVSVDALRFVKRHCKRCIIEHTNPAFF
- the FBXL7 gene encoding F-box/LRR-repeat protein 7 isoform X1 yields the protein MGANNGKQYGSEGKGSSSISSDVSSSTDHTPTKAQKNAATSEDSDLSMRTLSTPSPALIFPPNSPGFQNGRGSSTSSSSVTGETVAMVHSPPPTRLTHPLIRLASKHQKEQAHIDRLPDHSMIQIFSFLPTNQLCRCARVCRRWYNLAWDPRLWRTIRLTGETINVDRALKVLTRRLCQDTPNVCLMLETVIVSGCRRLTDRGLYTIAQCCPELRRLEVSGCYNISNEAVFDVVSLCPNLEHLDVSGCSKVTCISLTREASIKLSPLHGKQISIRYLDMTDCFVLEDEGLHTIAAHCTQLTHLYLRRCVRITDEGLRYLMIYCTSIKELSVSDCRFVSDFGMREIAKLESRLRYLSIAHCGRITDVGIRYIAKYCSKLRYLNARGCEGITDHGVEYLAKNCTKLKSLDIGKCPLVSDTGLEFLALNCFNLKRLSLKSCESITGQGLQIVAANCFDLQMLNVQDCEVSVDALRFVKRHCKRCIIEHTNPAFF